A window of Shumkonia mesophila contains these coding sequences:
- a CDS encoding HpcH/HpaI aldolase family protein, which produces MVYGLHLSFPSPALIEILSSQGLDFVYFDGEHGAFDLHDIENCCRAANLVGLTPIARVPDISSGMINRFLDRGVQGIIGPHIATPADAERLVQACYFAPLGQRSWGDSRGGEGYGIAITDMPRRRTEINEGISVGAMIEEKEALANLDAILKVPGIDYFNFGMQDLAQSLGHPGQDSHPDVKAFVDAVSTRIRATGRTIREDFMAYAWVRDVLHQGIRATITTNKAG; this is translated from the coding sequence ATGGTATATGGGCTTCATTTGTCCTTTCCCAGCCCGGCGCTGATCGAGATACTCTCATCGCAGGGCCTCGATTTCGTCTATTTCGACGGCGAGCACGGCGCGTTTGATCTTCACGATATCGAGAACTGTTGCCGGGCGGCGAACCTCGTCGGCCTCACCCCGATCGCCCGCGTCCCCGACATTTCCTCGGGAATGATCAACCGCTTCCTCGATCGCGGCGTGCAGGGCATCATCGGCCCGCATATCGCCACCCCAGCCGATGCAGAGCGTCTCGTGCAGGCGTGCTATTTCGCCCCACTCGGCCAGCGCTCGTGGGGAGACAGCCGCGGCGGCGAGGGCTACGGCATCGCCATCACCGACATGCCCCGGCGCAGGACCGAGATCAACGAGGGCATCTCCGTCGGCGCCATGATCGAGGAGAAGGAGGCGCTCGCCAACCTCGACGCCATCCTCAAGGTGCCGGGGATCGACTATTTCAATTTCGGCATGCAGGACCTGGCGCAAAGCCTCGGCCATCCGGGGCAGGACTCCCATCCGGACGTGAAGGCCTTCGTCGACGCGGTGTCTACCCGGATCCGTGCGACCGGACGGACAATCCGCGAGGATTTCATGGCGTACGCCTGGGTACGCGACGTGCTGCACCAGGGGATCCGCGCCACCATCACCACCAACAAGGCCGGATAA
- a CDS encoding tyrosine-type recombinase/integrase: MKENTIPIIPFADWPEDERARWAESRTVARWSKGYARRVARGYGRFLAFLETGTEEIISSTIDDYEFFLASRFAASSVASYLVDLYYALCVVHPNADWLWLWKKARLPLTQPPKSPPPSPVGPRRHPGLDQWSPEHRQKWQGQLDAGPRLGTFKTRKERNATSHEADADKSSPWSSVPLHLLTPVRRKALERGWCRWLAWVRTAANGQEMPAPETLNGFVATCERRKNSPVTIATYVGLVYRVAAELWPEVDWRWLKRDWLALENIAEPSRDKWAKFVPIDELCELGIQLMVEAIEEAPTPRTATKFRDGYLIAFLALRPKRVSNIAEIEVGINLAFGTDGLPNQLWWPRTKNGDESSLPYPTAILGSFHRLWWDQYRPKLMAAGSDERHLWIGRFGRPLSPDGIWRRVTHWTRKQLGRAVGPHAFRTNYATSMAIEEGRLLPFVRVMLDHRDPRSIAHYQLISESFKAGRALDEAGKKLIEAVGPKLERNHRRPGRPLRTS; encoded by the coding sequence ATGAAAGAAAATACGATCCCGATCATTCCCTTTGCCGACTGGCCCGAGGATGAACGAGCCCGATGGGCCGAATCTCGGACGGTCGCGCGATGGTCGAAAGGCTATGCTCGGCGCGTGGCCCGCGGATACGGTCGCTTTCTGGCATTTCTCGAGACAGGGACGGAAGAGATCATCTCGTCAACGATCGACGATTACGAGTTTTTCTTGGCGTCACGCTTCGCGGCCTCCTCCGTGGCGAGCTACTTGGTCGATCTCTACTATGCTCTCTGTGTCGTGCACCCAAATGCGGACTGGCTCTGGCTTTGGAAAAAGGCGCGCTTGCCCCTCACGCAGCCGCCGAAAAGCCCTCCGCCAAGCCCAGTCGGGCCACGCCGCCACCCAGGTCTGGACCAATGGAGTCCGGAGCACCGGCAAAAATGGCAGGGCCAATTGGACGCCGGTCCCCGTCTTGGCACGTTCAAGACCCGAAAGGAGAGAAACGCGACATCACACGAGGCCGACGCAGACAAGTCATCCCCCTGGTCCTCAGTCCCGCTGCATCTGCTGACGCCCGTTCGTCGCAAGGCCCTCGAAAGGGGATGGTGCCGCTGGCTGGCTTGGGTGAGAACAGCCGCCAACGGCCAGGAAATGCCCGCACCCGAAACGTTGAACGGGTTCGTCGCCACCTGTGAGAGGCGGAAGAATTCCCCGGTGACGATCGCCACCTACGTCGGCCTAGTCTATCGGGTCGCCGCCGAGCTCTGGCCCGAGGTCGATTGGCGATGGCTCAAGCGCGACTGGCTGGCCCTGGAGAACATCGCTGAGCCGTCCCGCGACAAATGGGCGAAGTTCGTACCGATTGATGAGTTGTGCGAACTCGGCATTCAATTGATGGTGGAAGCGATCGAAGAGGCTCCCACCCCGCGGACGGCCACGAAGTTCCGCGACGGCTATCTCATCGCCTTCCTCGCGTTGCGACCCAAAAGGGTATCTAACATCGCGGAGATCGAGGTGGGCATCAACCTTGCCTTCGGAACAGATGGCCTGCCGAACCAGTTGTGGTGGCCGCGAACGAAGAACGGAGATGAATCCTCTCTCCCCTACCCCACAGCCATTCTCGGAAGTTTCCATCGCCTGTGGTGGGACCAGTACAGGCCAAAGTTGATGGCCGCAGGCTCCGATGAACGACACCTCTGGATCGGCCGCTTCGGCAGGCCATTGTCCCCAGACGGCATTTGGCGACGCGTCACGCACTGGACCCGGAAGCAGCTCGGCCGGGCAGTCGGGCCCCACGCATTCCGGACCAATTACGCGACGAGCATGGCGATCGAGGAGGGTCGCCTCCTGCCGTTCGTGCGCGTCATGCTGGACCACCGCGATCCGCGATCTATAGCCCATTACCAGTTGATTTCCGAATCCTTCAAGGCGGGGAGGGCTCTCGACGAGGCGGGCAAGAAGCTCATCGAAGCCGTCGGACCGAAATTGGAGCGGAACCACCGACGGCCCGGTCGCCCGCTTCGGACTTCGTGA